The genomic window AGGGCCGTCCTCTCCTACATGGACCAACTCCTCGAGGCCCTTCCCGAGGAAAAGATCCAGGAATTCGCCCGATCCCCCTATTTCGACACCTACAAGCGACTCTTCGAAGAGCTCGGTCTGGAGTCGTAACCGATGGGACTGCTCCACAAAGTGCAGACACTCAAAGAGCAACAGGGAGGTGGTGGACTCTACTCGAAGGCACGAGCCTATAGGGAAGGGGCCGCACGGCTCTCACCCCCCTCCCAAGACGAAAAAAAAAAGACGCCGCAGGCAGCCGCTCCGGGCCCCGGGGAATCGTCACCCCCAGGATTCCAGGACCAGCTGGAATACCTCATCCATACCCTCACCACCACCCCTGCATGCCTCCTCTACATTCATGAGACATTCCGTGCGCTCCTGCGTATCCTCAATCCCGAGAAGGCTGTGTGGTACGCTCCGGACCTCGCGGGGACGCGGTACCTCCCCTGGATCGTCCGGGGAGGGGAAGAACCTCCCGAGCTCTCACGGGACGAGGTGGTGGACCTCCTCACCTCCACCGATCCCTCGGAGGGACGTCCCGTACAGGAAAAGATCTTCCCGAAGACCAGCCCCTCCCGCATCCTTCTGCTCCCTTTCACGGAGCAACGGCTCTTCCTCCCCTTGAGTCTCGTGGTAATCGAGGGACCGAACAGGCCCCCTTCCCCTTCCGAGATCGGGACCCTCACGACCATACTCAGGGAACTGGGCACGCCACACATCCGGGACGTGCAACACCTCTTCCAGATCCTGGAGGAAGACCCACCTCTCGCCCTCCGAAAGGAAGACTGCGAGGAGCGGATCGCATCGATACTCGAAGAAGACCACGGCCCGCTCTCCCTCGCCACCCTCTCCCTCACCCCCCTCCAACAGAAACTGGACCTGAGCGTCCAGGACCTCTTCTACAGGAGAACCACAGGGTGCATCACGGCACTCGTGAACCGGCTCCTCAAGGACAAAGGGAACATCCTCGCCATCCATCGTGAGCACCTCCTCCTGGAAATCACAGGCGAGGACGTGGACGTGGAACTCGTGCTCCACCAGATATGGCACAGGCTCTGCCTCCAGATAGGAGGCGGACAGTGCACGGTGGCCCTCCAGGCACGTTGGACATCCCCCGCCGAAGGGGAGGCCCCCCCCGAGGCACTCTATACCCGACTCTTTTCATGAACGTCCATGGCTGAGAGACCCCGCCTCCACTCCGCCTATGATCCACGCAGGGAAGCACTCCGATTCATAGAGGCGCAGGAACCCCTCAGGAAGACACATCCCTCGTGCATACTCCTCCTCGGTGCAGGAGAGGGACATGTCTTCAATGCCATCAAGGAACGTTTCCCCGACATCCCGGTGATCCGTATATTCTACGATCCGGAGCCCGCCTCACAGGCCGAGGGGGCCGAACCGTTTTGGTATCCCGGCACTTCAGAGACAGTGGAGGGATTCCTCTCCCGGCACATTCACGACACCCTCGTCCCCGGCCTCGTGGTGCTGGAATGGCCCCCCTCCGCCAGGATATGGCCGGATACCTCCCGCACGATCAGGGACCTGGTAGCACAGTTCGTCAGGGAGAGGACAGGCACCATCCTCACTTCCCTCCATTCGGGGAGGCGGTGGCTCAGAAACCTGGTGCGGAACACCCTCATCTTCGACACCTACTATCTTCCCGAAACTCCCCCACCCGAGCTCCTCATTGCAGCATCGGGCCCCTCCCTCACCCCCCTCCTCCCCTCCCTCGCCCACACCCCCTACCACCTCTGGGCCCTCCCCTCCTCCCTCGCCGCCCTCTCCGCCCACCGCATCCGCCCCCACGCCGCCGTCGCCACCGACGGCTCCCCCTACGCCCGCCTCCACCTCTCCCACCTCCCACCCGACACCCCCTCTTCGCCCCCCTCACCGCCGCCCTCACCCCACACGCCAGACTCATCCCCCTCTCCCTCCACAGCCCACTCGAACAGACCCTCCTCTCCCTCCTCCCCCTCCCCCACATCCGCCTCAGCCCCCACGGCACCGTCGCCGGCACCGCCCTCCTCCTCGCTCTCTCCCTCGGCGCCACACGCATCCTCACGGCCGGACTCGACCTCGCCATCCTCCCCCCCTGGCAACACGTACGCCCCCACACCTTCGACCCCCTCGTGGAGACCGTAGCCACCCGCACCACCCCCCTCCTCCACCTCCGCCACACCCCCATCCTCCTCCACACCCGCCCCATCCCCGGAACCCCCTGGCACACCAGCGAATCCCTCACCACCTACGCCGGCTGGTTTGCCTCCCACCCCCCATCCCCCACCCACACCCTCATCCGCATCACCCCATCCCCCCACCACTTCCCCGGCTGGCAGGAAACCCCCACCCTCCCCGAGCCCACCACCGCACCCCACCCCCTCCACCTCACCCCACACCCCGCCCCACCCCTCACCACCCGCAGGCGGATCCTCCGAGACCTCCTCCACCTCCTCGAAGAACGCACCCTCCTCTCCCCCGACGACCCCCGCTTCACGGAACTCGGCTTCCTCCTGGGAGGCCCTCCCTTCAGGCACCTCCTCACCCCGCCCGTCACCCTTGAGAAAACCCGCACCTTCCGCGAGGAGGTCCGCACCTTCTTCCACATCCTCCGCCACACCTACGGACTCGAGACATGAACACCACGCTCGCCCGCAACCTCCAGGCCCTCGGCGCCAAAGACCCCTCCCTCGCCCGGCTCATCGCCCACACCCCACCACACCCCGGACTCACCCTCACCCGCACCCCGCACGGCGAGGCCGTCCCCACCCTTCCCACCCCCACAGGCATCCGGACCCTCCACTCACGCATCGACCCACACCGGGAAGCACGGCGCCTCATCGAAGCCCACCACCCCAGAGGCTGCTGCATCGTCCTCGGACTCGGCGCAGGCTACCACCTCACCGTCCTCCTCGACACCCCCGGGGTGCACCACATCCTCGTCCTCGAGCACGACCCCTCCCTCCTCGCCGCCCTCCTCTCCCTCATCGACCTCTCCCCGATCCTCGCCCACCCCCGCATCCACCTCCTCCTCGACCCCTCCCCGGACCTCCTCTCCCGGACCATAAGCCGCCTCTTCATCCCCTCGCTCGACCTCACCTACACCGTCATCCCCCTCCGATCCAGGACCCTCCTCCACCCGGACGCATTCGACCACCTCCTCACCACCACCCTCACCACGCTCGAGGCCATGCACACCGACTACGCCACCCAGGCACGCTTCGGCACCACCTGGATGCGCAACACCCTCCTCAACCTCCCCCACCTCACCCGAAACACCCCCCTCCCCCCTCTCCCTCCCCGCCTCGCCATCACCGGCGCAGGCCCCTCCCTCCTCCGCACCCTCCCCTCCCTCGCCCACCTCCCCACCCTCGCCTCCGACACCAGCCTCCCCCTCCTCCACCACCACGGCCTCACCCCCCTCCTCGCCGCGAGCATCGACTGCCAACCCTACACCCTCCTCCACTACACAGGCCTCCCAACCCCCACCTTCCCCGTGCTCCTCGACCTCGCCGCCCCCCCCTCCCTCGTCCGCACCCTCCCCTCTCCTCTCCTCGCCGCAGGCCCCCACCCCCTCCACCGATACCTCGCCGCACACCTCCCCCTCCCCTCCATCCCCTCCCACACCGGCAACGTGGCCGCCACCCTCACCCTCTTCGCCCTCTCCCACGGCGCCCGCGAGATCCTCCTGGCCGGCACCGACTTCGCCTACCCCCACCTCCTCCCCTACCCCCCCGGCACCTTCCTCTGGCCCTACCTCCTCTCACAGGGCACCCGCACCACCCCCCTCCTCACCGGCCTCCTCGGCCTCACCCTCACCCGCATCCACGGCACCGACGACCCACCAACCAGCCCCCTCCTCACCCACTACCGCACCACACTCCTCGCCTCCCTCGCCGAGGCAGGCTGCACGGTGGAAGCGACAGCCCCGGGCACCTTCCGCATCACCGCCCCCGCCTCCCCCACCCACCCCCTCCCCCCACCGCCTGCACCACAGGCCATCTCCCAGACCATCACCACCTACAGGGCCTCGCTCGACGACCTCCCACCCCTCTTCTCGCGCCTCCAGTTCGACACCCTCCCGGACGAGGCACGCACCCTCTGGACCACCCTCCTCCCCCTTCTCGCCTCGATAGAGCGCCGTACCCCCGGACTTCCCCTCGAGGAAGCGAGCCGCCAGACCCTCACCACCGCCATCCACCTCCTGGATCACCTCCCCTTCCCCCCACGCTGACATACCCACCTCTTCATGATATAACCTCCCTCACACCCTCACGATCAGGAGACCTCATGGACCTCATCGCCACGACGACCTTCGTGCTCATAACCAGCCTCACCCCGGGACCGAACAACATAAGCAGTGCATCCATGGCACTCTCGCACGGGTACCGGAACACCCTGCCCTATCTCTTGGGTATCAGCACAGGATTCTTCATCTTACTCACGATCGCCTCCCTCCTCTCCACCCTCATCCTGCAGCACCTCTCCTGGATCGAGGTCCCCATCTCCCTCCTCGGCGGGCTCTACATCCTGTGGCTCGCCGTTCACATCCTGAAGGCCCAGTACGACGTGGAAACCAAACCCCACCCCCCGCTCGGATTCCCCTCCGGACTCCTCCTCCAGTTCGTAAACCCCAAAGGCCTCATCTACGCCCTTGCCCTCCACACCACCTTCCTGAGAAACCTCCCAAAGACCATCCCCTGGCCCCTCACCTCATCCCTCCTCCTCGCCTTCATCACCTTCCTCTCAGTCTCCCTGTGGGCGTTGGGAGGAAGCGCCATCCGCACCCGCATGAGCAACGAGCGGGCGAGACTCGCCCTCAACATCACCCTCGCCGTACTCCTCGCCTCCACCGCCCTCTCCCTCTGGATTCACGCCCTGCGATGAGGGGCCCGGACCCTCACCCCAGGGGGATGAAGAGTCCAGGTGCCCTCTCAGCGTGGCTCCGAAGTATCCCTGCTCTTTCCTCACCCTGAGGTAGTTCTCATAGGCGGCCCTCTCGGTCACATGCGTCCCCTTCTTCGTATGCTCACTCACCGCCCCGGTCTTCATCCTTGCCCGGCAGGCGAGGTTGTTCACCAGCGTCGACTTCCCGACCCCGGACGAGCCGAGCATGCAGTACGTCTTGGTCCTCTTCAGGAGTCGCATCAGGTCCCCATACCCCCGACGTGTGGTGTTGCTTATCGCCACGAGGGGGATCTCCCCGAGACGCCGCCGTACCTGCCCCGTGACCTCTTCCACCCGCATCCCGGATACCGTATCCACCTTGCTCAACACGACGATCGGTTCCACCCCGGCGGAGCGGCAGACGGCGAGGTACCGCTCGAGTCTGTTGGGATTGAAATCCCGGATCACGCCACGAAATGCGCCGAGGTAGTGGGCACCGCCGCCAGACTCGCAGCAGAACTTCTCCTGGAAGAAGAGGGCTCGGCGTGAAGAAATACTTTGACATCTCATCAAAACCGGAGTAAAATGAAGTCGAACAAGGAGTAAGGAGGAGTATACCAAATATGTCAAGGCGTCAGTCTTCCCTCCCGGAGGGGAGAGGAAAGAGTCCGGCTTTATTCGGTTACCGTGGGTGAGGGGATGAAAGACTCACGCGAATCTCCCCGCATCCTCGTGGTGGAAGACGAACTCCTCGTGGGCCTCGCGATCAAGGAGATGCTCAAAGAGGCAGGCTATCACGCGGAAGGCCCGGTCGCCGCTCCCGATGAGGTACGGTCCCTCGTGGCAGCCCTCACACCCCACGTGGTCATCATGGACCTCAACCTGGGCGGTCACTTCGAGGGGATCGACCTGGGCAGGGAGCTCATCCAGCAGGGGATCCCCGTCATCTTCATCACAGGGTATGCGAACGAGCCCATCCTCCAGAAGGTGAAGGCCCTCAATCCCCGGGCACTCCTCATAAAGCCCCTCACCCCCCAGCAGGTCCTTCACGCGGTAGAGGTGGTCAAAGCCGGGTAGGCACACGTTTCCCTTGCCCCGCACCCACACGATCTGATAGACTCACACACTATGCGAGATACCCATCCCTCATCTGAGACCGGCACGGAGGGGCGGACGAGGCCCCTCTTCTTCTCCGTCATCATCCCGGCCTACAACGAGGAACGATACATCGCGAAGACCCTCACCCATCTTTCCCGGGAAGACTACCCACAGGAGTGCCTCGAGGTCATCATCGTGGAAAACGGCTCATCGGATCGCACGAGGGAGGTGGTGGAAGAGACCGCCCTCCCCCACTGGCGCATCCTCCACGTGGCACAGCACGGGGTCTCCCGGGCCAAGAACGCTGGGATCGCGGCATGCGCGCCCCAGGCGGACTGGGTCATCTTCCTCGATGCGGACACCTACCCGCTCCCCGGCTTCCTTCGGGAACTCAACGAGTTCCTCCTCTCACACCGCACCGACAACCCGGCCTGCGGCATGGTGCGGCTGCGACCCTGGCCCGAGACGCCCAAGGCACGGGCCTGGTACGCCTTCTACAACTTCGCCAACAGGGTCACGCGCACCACGCGTTCCATCCAGATCGTGCGGCGCGACATCCTCCGCGAGGTGCGGTTCGACGAGGCACTCGCCTTCGGCGAGGACACCAGGCTCCTGGCGGCCTGCAAGAAGCGGGGCAGGTACTTCTACCTCCCCACGGACCAGGTCTTCTCCTCCACCCGACGGTTCGAGAAGCGGGGCTGGGTGAGGCAGCTCTTCACGTGGATCTACCTCCACTTCCTTCCCTACGAGCTCAAGAAACGCGCCTCCTACCCGGCCCTTCGCTAGAGGAACCTGAGGGCAAGGGCCATGAGGACGCCCGAGACCACAGAGACGCTGAAATTATCGTCCACCTGGCCGGGAAGGGCCTCGACCACCGCGGCGCTCAGGGCCCCCACCACGAGCACGTGCAGGGGCAGGGCCCCGCTTACCCAAAGGAAGAATCCCACGCCCAGCGCCGCTGCGAGGAAGCCGAGCGTGCCCTCGAGGGTCTTCGAGGAACGCCTGAAGAGCACCAGCCTGCCGAAGTTGATCCCCACGATCTTGCCGAACATGTCCCCAAGGGCCACGAAACCCACCGCGGCGTAGGCCACGTACCGGTCGAAGAGCAGGAAGCACAGGAGGATCCCGAACAGGAAGGTGGTGATGGAAGAGATGCGGCCCTCCTCCTTCTTCTTGAAGATCTTAAGGTCCGTGGCGATCTCCATCTGGAGCCGCTCTTCCATCACGGGGAGGAGGAGCCTGAGGAGGTCGAGGACGAAGAAGAGGCCCAGCACGAGCCCGAGGAGCAGGTAGACGAGCCAGCGGCCCACGAAGAGATCGATGGGGATGAAGACGAGGGCGAGGGGACGGGCGAGCACACGCCAGGAGGTGCTCTTCTCGGGATAGAGGGCGATCCCGTCACGGCCGAGGTTCTTCGCCGCCTCGTACGAGATCATGCCCAACAGCACCCAGACCACGGCGAGTGAGAGCAGGTCCTCCACATGGAGGGCGAGCCAGAGGCCTGTCATGGGGAGGATGGTGACCGCGAAGAGGTCGCCGCTCCCATGGGTGGCGAGCAGGAAGATGAGGGCGTAGAGCCCCGCAAAGGCGAAGAAGGCCACGCTCTCCATCGGTGGGACACCGGTCACCAGGAGCATGGCAAAGAGGAAGAGGAAGAGCCCCACCGTGGCGGCGATGCCTCGTCCGCCCTTGAACCCCAGGTAGAAGGGATACTTGTGGCCCAGGATGGCGCAGAAGCCCGCCAGATACGCGAGCGGAAGGGGGAGGCGGAAGAGGCTGTAGGCTGCGTAGAGGGCGATGAGGGGCTTGGTGACATCGTAGAGTGCGGTCACGATCCCGTAGGCGAGCCCCATGCTTCGGGCCGCGTTCACCACTCCCGGATTGCCGTCGCCCACGGTGCGGATGTCCGTGCCCCTGAACCCGAGCGAGAGGAAGTAGGCCGGGAGGAACGAACCGAGGAGGTAGCCCGTGAGGAGGGAGAGGAAGATACGGCCGGAGTAGAGAAGATCCATGGCAGACTCCTTGTGCGGTCTCTCCACAAGTGGTACCCCACATCGTGCGATCTGTCAAGAAAAAACCCTCCCCACCGGGGAGGGCACAAGATGTCCGAACGGGTACCAGGCTAGACGTGGATGGCCCAGCCCTGGGCCATGCGGGCCGCCTCCATGACCCCCTCCGAGAGGGAGGGATGGGCATGGACCATGTGGGAGATGTCGTCGAGGAGGAGCTCGCTCCGCTTCGCGAGGAGGAGCTCGTGGACGAGCTCGGTCGCCTCAGGTCCCACGATGAAGGCACCCAGGATCTCCTCGGTCTCAGGATCGTAGAGGAGCTTCACGAACCCGTCCGCCTCTCCCACGGCCACCGCCTTGCCCACTCCCCTGAAGGGGAAGACCGCGGTCTTGTAGGAGAGACCCTTCTCCTTCGCCTCCTTCTCGGTGAGGCCAAACCCGGCCACCTGCGGCTCGGTGTACACCGCGGAGGGAATCTCCTCCTGGGGCAACACCTTCTCCTTGGGCCTGCCCGCCATGTGGAGCACCGCGATCTCGCCCTCCTTGGAG from Spirochaeta thermophila DSM 6192 includes these protein-coding regions:
- a CDS encoding response regulator, coding for MKDSRESPRILVVEDELLVGLAIKEMLKEAGYHAEGPVAAPDEVRSLVAALTPHVVIMDLNLGGHFEGIDLGRELIQQGIPVIFITGYANEPILQKVKALNPRALLIKPLTPQQVLHAVEVVKAG
- a CDS encoding LysE family translocator, whose translation is MDLIATTTFVLITSLTPGPNNISSASMALSHGYRNTLPYLLGISTGFFILLTIASLLSTLILQHLSWIEVPISLLGGLYILWLAVHILKAQYDVETKPHPPLGFPSGLLLQFVNPKGLIYALALHTTFLRNLPKTIPWPLTSSLLLAFITFLSVSLWALGGSAIRTRMSNERARLALNITLAVLLASTALSLWIHALR
- a CDS encoding 6-hydroxymethylpterin diphosphokinase MptE-like protein translates to MNTTLARNLQALGAKDPSLARLIAHTPPHPGLTLTRTPHGEAVPTLPTPTGIRTLHSRIDPHREARRLIEAHHPRGCCIVLGLGAGYHLTVLLDTPGVHHILVLEHDPSLLAALLSLIDLSPILAHPRIHLLLDPSPDLLSRTISRLFIPSLDLTYTVIPLRSRTLLHPDAFDHLLTTTLTTLEAMHTDYATQARFGTTWMRNTLLNLPHLTRNTPLPPLPPRLAITGAGPSLLRTLPSLAHLPTLASDTSLPLLHHHGLTPLLAASIDCQPYTLLHYTGLPTPTFPVLLDLAAPPSLVRTLPSPLLAAGPHPLHRYLAAHLPLPSIPSHTGNVAATLTLFALSHGAREILLAGTDFAYPHLLPYPPGTFLWPYLLSQGTRTTPLLTGLLGLTLTRIHGTDDPPTSPLLTHYRTTLLASLAEAGCTVEATAPGTFRITAPASPTHPLPPPPAPQAISQTITTYRASLDDLPPLFSRLQFDTLPDEARTLWTTLLPLLASIERRTPGLPLEEASRQTLTTAIHLLDHLPFPPR
- a CDS encoding glycosyltransferase family 2 protein, which produces MRDTHPSSETGTEGRTRPLFFSVIIPAYNEERYIAKTLTHLSREDYPQECLEVIIVENGSSDRTREVVEETALPHWRILHVAQHGVSRAKNAGIAACAPQADWVIFLDADTYPLPGFLRELNEFLLSHRTDNPACGMVRLRPWPETPKARAWYAFYNFANRVTRTTRSIQIVRRDILREVRFDEALAFGEDTRLLAACKKRGRYFYLPTDQVFSSTRRFEKRGWVRQLFTWIYLHFLPYELKKRASYPALR
- a CDS encoding glycerol-3-phosphate acyltransferase; the protein is MDLLYSGRIFLSLLTGYLLGSFLPAYFLSLGFRGTDIRTVGDGNPGVVNAARSMGLAYGIVTALYDVTKPLIALYAAYSLFRLPLPLAYLAGFCAILGHKYPFYLGFKGGRGIAATVGLFLFLFAMLLVTGVPPMESVAFFAFAGLYALIFLLATHGSGDLFAVTILPMTGLWLALHVEDLLSLAVVWVLLGMISYEAAKNLGRDGIALYPEKSTSWRVLARPLALVFIPIDLFVGRWLVYLLLGLVLGLFFVLDLLRLLLPVMEERLQMEIATDLKIFKKKEEGRISSITTFLFGILLCFLLFDRYVAYAAVGFVALGDMFGKIVGINFGRLVLFRRSSKTLEGTLGFLAAALGVGFFLWVSGALPLHVLVVGALSAAVVEALPGQVDDNFSVSVVSGVLMALALRFL